The proteins below are encoded in one region of Pseudomonas putida NBRC 14164:
- a CDS encoding NAD(P) transhydrogenase subunit alpha, with amino-acid sequence MEDMLISHGIYNLIIFVLAIYVGYHVVWNVTPALHTPLMAVTNAISAIVIVGAMLAAALTVTPAGKLMGTLAVALAAVNVFGGFLVTRRMLEMFKKKAKNEGQK; translated from the coding sequence ATGGAAGACATGCTGATTTCCCATGGCATCTACAACCTCATCATCTTCGTGCTGGCCATCTATGTGGGCTACCACGTGGTGTGGAACGTCACCCCGGCACTGCACACGCCGCTGATGGCCGTGACCAACGCCATTTCTGCCATCGTGATCGTCGGTGCCATGCTGGCCGCCGCCCTCACCGTGACCCCTGCCGGCAAGCTGATGGGCACCCTCGCCGTGGCCCTGGCCGCGGTCAATGTGTTCGGTGGCTTCCTGGTCACCCGCCGCATGCTTGAGATGTTCAAGAAGAAAGCCAAGAACGAGGGGCAGAAGTAA
- a CDS encoding acyl-CoA dehydrogenase has protein sequence MAGKASFHWIDPLLLDQQLTEEERMVRDSAYQFAQDKLAPRVLEAFRHEQTDPAIFREMGEIGLLGATIPEQYGGSGLNYVCYGLIAREVERIDSGYRSMMSVQSSLVMVPINEFGTEAQKQKYLPKLASGEWIGCFGLTEPNHGSDPGSMITRARKVDGGYRLTGSKMWITNSPIADVFVVWAKDDAGDIRGFVLEKGWQGLSAPAIHGKVGLRASITGEVVMDNVFVPEENIFPDVRGLKGPFTCLNSARYGISWGALGAAEACWHTARQYTLDRQQFGRPLAANQLIQKKLADMQTEITLALQGCLRLGRMKDEGTAAVEITSIMKRNSCGKALDIARMARDMLGGNGISDEFGVARHLVNLEVVNTYEGTHDVHALILGRAQTGIQAFY, from the coding sequence ATGGCCGGTAAAGCAAGCTTCCACTGGATCGACCCGCTGCTGCTGGATCAGCAGCTCACTGAAGAAGAGCGCATGGTGCGTGACAGCGCTTATCAGTTCGCCCAGGACAAGCTGGCCCCGCGTGTGCTCGAGGCCTTCCGCCACGAGCAGACCGACCCGGCGATCTTCCGCGAGATGGGGGAAATTGGCCTGCTGGGTGCCACCATTCCCGAGCAATACGGCGGCAGCGGGCTGAATTACGTGTGCTATGGCCTGATCGCTCGTGAGGTTGAGCGTATCGATTCGGGTTATCGCTCGATGATGAGCGTGCAGTCGTCGCTGGTGATGGTGCCGATCAACGAGTTTGGTACCGAGGCACAAAAGCAGAAGTACCTGCCCAAGCTGGCCAGTGGCGAGTGGATCGGTTGTTTCGGCCTGACCGAGCCTAACCATGGCTCCGACCCTGGCTCGATGATCACCCGCGCCAGGAAGGTCGACGGCGGTTACCGCCTGACCGGGAGCAAGATGTGGATCACCAACAGCCCCATCGCTGATGTATTCGTGGTCTGGGCCAAGGACGATGCAGGGGATATCCGCGGCTTTGTCCTGGAAAAAGGCTGGCAGGGGCTCAGCGCCCCGGCAATCCATGGCAAGGTCGGCCTGCGCGCCTCCATCACCGGTGAAGTGGTCATGGACAATGTGTTCGTGCCAGAAGAGAACATCTTCCCGGATGTGCGCGGTCTCAAAGGCCCGTTTACCTGCCTCAACTCTGCCCGCTATGGCATCTCGTGGGGGGCGCTGGGTGCTGCCGAAGCCTGCTGGCACACCGCGCGTCAGTACACCCTGGACCGTCAGCAGTTCGGTCGCCCTCTGGCTGCCAACCAGCTGATCCAGAAGAAGCTGGCCGACATGCAGACCGAAATTACCTTGGCACTGCAAGGCTGCCTGCGCCTGGGGCGTATGAAGGATGAAGGTACAGCTGCTGTGGAGATTACCTCGATCATGAAGCGTAACTCCTGCGGCAAGGCGCTGGATATCGCCCGCATGGCGCGCGACATGCTGGGTGGCAACGGCATCTCCGATGAGTTTGGCGTGGCCCGTCACCTGGTAAACCTTGAGGTGGTCAACACCTATGAAGGTACTCACGACGTGCATGCACTGATCCTGGGGCGTGCGCAGACCGGTATCCAGGCCTTCTATTAA
- a CDS encoding FecR domain-containing protein: MTAARPDAKAVKQAIQWLLRLRESGHEPTLQQQCAQWRSAHHEHEQAWQRVMHLHQDLDLRSVPGAGLALQTLEASQQRLHRRQALKLLGGVVMVGSATWLAKDLDAISAWASDYATGTGEQRVFTLPDGSLMQLNTRTVVDLAFNDQQRLVRLKQGELMMTCNSGHPVLVQTRDALLEGFAGRFVAYQENDCTRVSVNHGKVAIHRPGNGHLLWIEGGQHWRLDAQGAHQLTHLDMDAMAWTEGLIVTQDIRLSDFLAQVSRYRHGYLGCSDEIADLRLSGVFRLADPEQLLQLLPQTLPVRLRQRTRWWVRVESMA, encoded by the coding sequence ATGACTGCCGCACGCCCTGATGCAAAAGCGGTCAAACAGGCCATCCAGTGGCTGCTGCGGTTGCGCGAGAGCGGGCATGAGCCGACGCTGCAACAACAGTGCGCGCAATGGCGCAGTGCCCACCACGAACATGAGCAGGCCTGGCAACGGGTGATGCACCTGCATCAGGACCTTGACCTGCGCTCCGTCCCCGGTGCCGGGTTGGCATTGCAAACCCTGGAAGCCAGCCAGCAACGCCTGCACCGCCGGCAAGCGCTGAAGCTGCTTGGCGGCGTTGTCATGGTGGGATCGGCGACATGGCTGGCCAAAGACCTCGATGCTATCAGTGCGTGGGCGTCGGACTATGCCACCGGCACCGGTGAGCAACGCGTCTTCACCCTGCCCGATGGCTCACTGATGCAACTCAATACCCGCACTGTCGTGGACCTGGCCTTCAATGACCAGCAGCGTCTGGTTCGCCTGAAGCAGGGGGAGCTGATGATGACCTGCAACTCTGGGCATCCAGTGCTGGTACAAACCCGCGATGCACTGCTGGAAGGGTTCGCAGGGCGCTTTGTGGCCTATCAGGAGAACGATTGCACACGCGTCAGTGTCAACCACGGCAAAGTGGCGATCCACCGGCCTGGCAATGGCCACCTTCTGTGGATTGAAGGCGGCCAGCACTGGCGCCTGGATGCTCAAGGCGCGCACCAGCTGACGCACCTGGACATGGACGCGATGGCCTGGACTGAAGGGCTGATCGTTACCCAGGACATACGCCTGTCCGACTTCCTCGCGCAGGTCAGTCGTTATCGCCACGGTTACCTGGGCTGCAGCGACGAAATTGCCGATTTGCGCCTGTCCGGGGTGTTCCGTCTCGCAGACCCGGAGCAGCTGCTTCAGTTGCTGCCGCAAACGCTGCCCGTAAGGCTTCGCCAACGTACGCGCTGGTGGGTACGTGTAGAAAGCATGGCTTGA
- a CDS encoding TonB-dependent siderophore receptor, with the protein MRHAIRAALFGTALSLAAVPQMCAAAETAQVSHRYAIPAGQLADVLNQFARQAGITLSSTPQLTDGLQSNGLQGQYATDQALRQLLNGSGLEAVSQDGRSYVLQTQPQEAALSLPDTDIRGFTLGNALGSMEGYNATHSQVATKTSTPLVETSQSVSVVTRQQMDDQGSQTVAQAMRYTPGVLTNPYGATHRYDYVAMRGFNDGSVDNIYVDGLKSMGDNGTYSTMQVDPYFLERIDILKGPSSVLYGRSSPGGLVALTTKKPLFTPFHQIQATVGTQGQRGMGFDFSGPVDDDKRIAYRLTGLADASDTQFDHNKEERYTIAPAMSVDFTEDTSLTLQAYLQHDPNGGYHGGNPAEGMLHKRNGLRLSDHFFEGEPGIDNYERTQQSFSYQFEHRFNDVFTARQNFRYQDSDVSMDQVYSAGWADADSNVLNRAYTGGDERLHSYIIDNMLQAEFFTGAAKHTLLLGADYQRRKADVAWRYGSVDPLDAGNPQYGNGNLQVLGENRYQRRLQQTGVYLQDLVELDQWRFSLGLRQDWVKVSEENRDSDTKVSDQRSKFTTRAGVLYLFENGIAPYVSYSESFNPNTVSDQEGRPLAPTEGTQWEAGIKYQPPGSDNLFTASVFRIEQENLASKQPDENFYRPVGEVRSQGLELEAHVQLTDSLKLLGGYTFTEIEYSRSMPSLTSGSLDNKGNSPTQAPKQMFSLWADYNFRQGPLDGLRLGGGVRYVGYSWVDAENSMKVPSYTLFDASLGYDLGKVGLKGVDVRLNANNLTNESYITSCASLNYCYMGEERNVSATVSYQF; encoded by the coding sequence TTGCGCCATGCCATCCGGGCTGCGCTGTTTGGTACTGCCTTGAGCCTGGCCGCTGTTCCGCAAATGTGCGCAGCGGCTGAAACAGCGCAAGTGAGTCATCGCTATGCAATTCCGGCCGGCCAACTGGCCGACGTACTCAATCAGTTCGCTCGCCAGGCCGGCATTACCCTGTCAAGTACGCCTCAGCTCACCGATGGCCTGCAATCGAACGGCCTGCAGGGGCAGTACGCTACCGACCAGGCGCTGCGCCAACTGCTCAATGGCAGCGGCCTGGAAGCGGTCAGTCAGGATGGACGTAGCTATGTGTTGCAGACACAGCCCCAGGAAGCCGCCCTGTCATTGCCAGACACTGATATCCGTGGGTTCACCCTCGGCAATGCGCTGGGCAGCATGGAGGGTTACAACGCCACCCACAGCCAGGTGGCGACCAAGACCAGCACGCCGTTGGTGGAAACCTCCCAATCCGTCTCGGTGGTTACTCGCCAGCAGATGGATGATCAGGGCTCACAGACCGTTGCCCAGGCCATGCGCTACACGCCTGGGGTACTGACCAACCCTTACGGTGCCACACATCGCTACGACTATGTGGCCATGCGCGGCTTCAACGACGGTTCTGTGGATAACATCTACGTCGATGGGCTCAAGTCGATGGGTGACAACGGCACCTACAGCACCATGCAGGTAGACCCGTACTTCCTTGAGCGCATCGACATTCTCAAGGGGCCCTCTTCGGTGCTGTATGGTCGAAGCTCGCCGGGGGGCCTGGTCGCCCTGACCACCAAGAAGCCGCTGTTTACCCCCTTCCATCAGATTCAGGCCACGGTTGGCACCCAAGGCCAACGTGGCATGGGTTTCGACTTCAGCGGCCCTGTGGATGACGATAAGCGTATCGCTTATCGCCTGACCGGCCTGGCGGATGCATCCGACACCCAGTTCGACCACAACAAGGAAGAACGCTACACCATCGCCCCGGCCATGAGCGTCGATTTCACCGAAGATACCTCGCTTACGCTTCAGGCCTACCTGCAGCACGACCCTAACGGTGGGTACCACGGTGGCAACCCTGCAGAAGGCATGCTGCACAAGCGCAATGGCTTGCGCTTGTCAGACCACTTCTTCGAGGGCGAGCCGGGCATCGACAACTACGAACGTACCCAGCAGTCGTTCAGCTACCAGTTCGAGCACCGCTTCAACGATGTGTTCACGGCGCGGCAAAACTTCCGTTACCAGGATTCTGACGTGTCCATGGACCAGGTGTACTCAGCCGGCTGGGCAGATGCCGACAGCAACGTCCTCAACCGCGCCTACACCGGCGGCGACGAGCGCCTGCATTCGTACATCATCGACAATATGCTGCAGGCGGAATTCTTTACCGGCGCTGCCAAACACACCCTGCTGCTGGGCGCCGACTACCAGCGGCGCAAGGCCGATGTCGCATGGCGTTATGGCTCGGTCGACCCGCTGGACGCCGGCAACCCGCAGTACGGCAATGGCAACCTTCAGGTATTGGGGGAAAACCGCTACCAGCGGCGCTTGCAGCAAACAGGTGTGTACCTGCAGGACCTGGTGGAGCTGGACCAGTGGCGCTTCTCCCTGGGGCTTCGCCAGGACTGGGTGAAGGTGTCGGAGGAGAATCGCGACAGCGACACCAAGGTCAGCGATCAGCGCTCCAAGTTCACCACCCGGGCCGGGGTGCTCTACCTGTTCGAGAACGGCATTGCGCCCTATGTCAGCTACTCGGAGTCGTTCAATCCCAACACCGTGTCCGACCAGGAAGGCCGCCCGCTGGCACCGACTGAGGGCACTCAATGGGAAGCGGGTATCAAGTATCAGCCTCCGGGAAGCGACAACCTGTTTACCGCATCGGTGTTCCGCATCGAGCAGGAAAACCTGGCCTCGAAGCAGCCTGACGAAAACTTCTATCGCCCGGTAGGTGAAGTACGCTCGCAAGGGCTGGAGCTGGAGGCACATGTGCAGCTGACCGACAGCCTCAAACTGCTGGGCGGCTACACCTTTACCGAGATCGAGTATTCCAGGTCGATGCCGAGCCTGACGTCGGGCAGCCTGGACAACAAGGGCAATTCGCCAACCCAGGCACCAAAACAGATGTTCTCGCTGTGGGCTGACTACAACTTCCGCCAAGGGCCGCTGGATGGCCTGCGGCTGGGCGGTGGGGTGCGGTATGTGGGCTACAGCTGGGTAGATGCGGAGAACAGCATGAAGGTGCCTTCCTACACGTTGTTTGACGCTTCGCTCGGCTATGACCTGGGCAAGGTTGGGCTCAAGGGTGTGGATGTGCGCCTTAACGCCAACAACCTTACCAATGAAAGCTATATCACCTCATGTGCCAGCCTGAACTATTGCTACATGGGTGAAGAGCGCAATGTCAGCGCCACGGTCAGCTATCAGTTCTGA
- a CDS encoding NAD(P)(+) transhydrogenase (Re/Si-specific) subunit beta, whose amino-acid sequence MSMNLVTLLYLVASVCFIQALKGLSHPTTSRRGNLFGMIGMGIAMLTTVGLIYKLGAELATAGIGYVIVGLLVGGTAGSIMAKRVEMTKMPELVAFMHSMIGLAAVFIAIAAVLEPQSMGIVAAISDPIPTGNRLELFLGAAIGAITFSGSVIAFGKLSGKYKFRLFQGAPVQFPGQHKLNLILGLTTIALGLLFTFTGHYSAFTLMLALAFVMGVLIIIPIGGADMPVVVSMLNSYSGWAAAGIGFSLNNSMLIIAGSLVGSSGAILSYIMCKAMNRSFFNVILGGFGGDTDAGAAQGSKEQRPVKSGSADDATFLLSNADSVIIVPGYGLAVARAQHALKELTEKLTHNGVTVKYAIHPVAGRMPGHMNVLLAEAEVPYDQVFEMDDINAEFGQADVVLVLGANDVVNPAAKNDPKSPIAGMPILEAFKAKTIIVNKRSMASGYAGLDNELFYLDKTMMVFGDAKKVIEDMVKAVE is encoded by the coding sequence ATGAGCATGAATCTGGTAACACTTCTGTACCTGGTCGCTTCGGTCTGCTTCATCCAGGCGCTCAAGGGCCTGTCGCACCCGACCACGTCGCGGCGCGGCAACCTGTTCGGCATGATCGGCATGGGCATCGCCATGCTCACCACGGTTGGCCTCATCTATAAGCTGGGGGCCGAGCTGGCTACCGCGGGTATTGGCTACGTCATCGTCGGCCTGCTGGTCGGTGGTACTGCCGGTTCGATCATGGCCAAGCGCGTCGAGATGACCAAGATGCCGGAACTGGTCGCCTTCATGCACAGCATGATCGGCCTGGCTGCGGTGTTCATCGCCATTGCCGCCGTGCTGGAGCCGCAGTCGATGGGCATCGTTGCCGCAATCAGCGACCCGATCCCCACCGGCAACCGCCTGGAGCTGTTCCTCGGCGCTGCAATCGGTGCAATCACCTTCTCCGGTTCGGTGATCGCCTTCGGCAAGCTGTCGGGCAAGTACAAGTTCCGCCTGTTCCAGGGCGCCCCGGTACAGTTCCCCGGCCAGCACAAGCTGAACCTGATCCTCGGCCTGACCACCATCGCCCTGGGCCTGCTGTTCACCTTCACCGGTCATTACAGCGCCTTCACCCTGATGCTGGCCCTGGCCTTCGTCATGGGCGTGCTGATCATCATCCCGATCGGCGGCGCCGACATGCCGGTGGTGGTGTCGATGCTCAACAGCTATTCGGGGTGGGCAGCCGCCGGTATCGGCTTCTCCCTGAACAACTCGATGCTGATCATCGCAGGCTCGCTGGTGGGTTCGTCCGGTGCCATCCTCTCGTACATCATGTGCAAGGCGATGAACCGGTCGTTCTTCAACGTCATCCTCGGTGGCTTTGGCGGCGATACCGACGCCGGCGCCGCTCAAGGCTCGAAAGAGCAACGCCCGGTGAAGTCCGGTTCGGCCGACGATGCCACCTTCCTGCTCAGCAACGCCGACAGCGTGATCATCGTCCCGGGCTATGGCCTGGCGGTGGCCCGTGCCCAGCACGCGCTGAAGGAGCTGACCGAGAAGCTGACCCACAACGGCGTGACCGTGAAGTATGCCATCCACCCGGTGGCGGGGCGCATGCCCGGGCACATGAACGTGCTGCTGGCCGAGGCCGAGGTGCCGTACGATCAGGTGTTCGAGATGGACGACATCAACGCCGAGTTCGGCCAGGCCGACGTGGTGCTGGTGCTGGGTGCCAACGACGTGGTCAACCCGGCGGCGAAGAATGACCCCAAATCGCCAATCGCCGGCATGCCGATCCTAGAAGCGTTCAAGGCCAAGACCATCATCGTCAACAAGCGCTCCATGGCCAGCGGCTATGCCGGCCTGGATAACGAACTGTTCTACCTGGACAAGACCATGATGGTGTTCGGTGACGCCAAGAAGGTCATCGAAGACATGGTCAAGGCGGTGGAGTGA
- a CDS encoding LysR family transcriptional regulator, with protein MRRKIPSTAALVCFEAAARHESFTKAAQELALTQGAVCRQIGGLEAFLNVELFRRSRRGVKLTEAGLSYSRQVAAQLDAVERDTLSVMGQQGASVVELAVVPTFGTQWLLPRLKDFQQRHPEVTINLTNRTRPFLFADTPFDAAIYFGDADWSGTQSHRLMGENPVPVCSPALLAGQGMLEAQRIAQLPLLQQSTRPYAWRQWFGSLGMNVERDMTGPRYELFSMLAQAAIHEMGIALIPPFLIQRELGEGRLVVANRHALSSNKAYYLMIPERKVESASLRAFRDWLVSQARAYTATN; from the coding sequence ATGCGCCGCAAGATCCCCAGCACCGCTGCCCTGGTTTGCTTCGAAGCAGCGGCGCGCCACGAGAGCTTTACCAAGGCTGCGCAGGAACTCGCCCTGACCCAGGGCGCCGTTTGTCGGCAGATTGGCGGCCTCGAGGCCTTCCTCAATGTGGAACTGTTCCGCCGTTCGCGCCGCGGCGTGAAGCTGACCGAGGCCGGTCTTTCCTACAGCCGCCAGGTTGCCGCACAACTGGACGCCGTAGAGCGCGATACCCTGTCGGTGATGGGCCAGCAGGGCGCCAGCGTGGTCGAACTGGCCGTAGTGCCTACCTTTGGCACCCAATGGCTGCTTCCGCGCCTCAAGGACTTCCAGCAACGCCACCCGGAGGTCACGATCAACCTCACCAACCGCACCCGGCCATTCCTCTTCGCCGACACCCCCTTTGATGCCGCTATCTATTTCGGTGATGCCGACTGGTCCGGCACCCAGTCGCACCGGCTGATGGGGGAGAACCCGGTCCCCGTCTGCAGCCCGGCATTGCTGGCTGGGCAGGGCATGCTCGAAGCACAGCGCATCGCCCAACTGCCGCTGCTGCAGCAAAGCACGCGCCCCTACGCCTGGCGGCAGTGGTTTGGCAGCCTGGGGATGAATGTGGAGCGCGACATGACAGGCCCGCGTTATGAACTATTCTCGATGCTCGCCCAGGCGGCGATACATGAAATGGGGATCGCGCTGATTCCCCCGTTCCTGATCCAGCGCGAGTTGGGGGAGGGTAGGTTGGTGGTCGCTAACAGGCATGCCCTGAGCAGCAACAAGGCCTACTATCTGATGATTCCGGAGCGCAAGGTGGAGTCGGCCTCGCTGCGCGCCTTCCGTGACTGGCTGGTGAGCCAGGCCCGGGCCTACACCGCAACAAACTGA
- a CDS encoding CaiB/BaiF CoA transferase family protein, whose amino-acid sequence MGALSHLRVLDLSRVLAGPWSGQILADLGADVIKVERPGSGDDTRAWGPPFLKDAGGENTSEAAYYLSANRNKRSVTIDFTRPEGQRLVRELAAKSDIVIENFKVGGLAAYGLDYQSLKAINPQLVYCSITGFGQTGPYAKRAGYDFMIQGLGGLMSLTGRPEGEEGAGPVKVGVALTDILTGLYSTVAMLAALAHREQTGVGQHVDMALLDVQVACLANQAMNYLTTGNPPRRLGNAHPNIVPYQDFPTADGDFILTVGNDSQFRKFAEVAGQPQWADDPRFLTNKQRVANRVELIPLIRQATVFKTTAEWVAQLEAAGVPCGPINDLAQMFQDPQVLARGLAVNIPHPLAGSVPQVASPIRLSETPVEYRRAPPLLGEHTEAVLGEVLGLEAGEVQRLREAGVL is encoded by the coding sequence ATGGGCGCGCTATCACATCTGCGGGTGCTGGACCTTTCGCGCGTGTTGGCCGGCCCATGGTCTGGCCAGATTCTCGCTGACCTGGGTGCTGACGTTATAAAGGTGGAGCGCCCGGGCAGTGGTGACGATACCCGCGCGTGGGGACCGCCCTTCCTCAAGGATGCCGGGGGTGAAAACACCAGTGAGGCGGCTTACTACCTGTCGGCCAACCGTAACAAGCGTTCGGTGACCATCGATTTCACCCGGCCTGAAGGGCAGCGCCTGGTGCGTGAGTTGGCAGCGAAGTCCGATATTGTCATCGAGAACTTCAAGGTGGGTGGTTTGGCGGCCTATGGGCTGGACTACCAGAGCCTGAAGGCGATCAACCCACAGCTTGTCTATTGCTCCATTACCGGTTTCGGCCAGACCGGGCCGTATGCCAAGCGTGCGGGTTATGACTTCATGATCCAGGGGCTGGGTGGGCTGATGAGCCTGACTGGCCGCCCGGAGGGTGAGGAAGGCGCGGGGCCGGTCAAGGTGGGTGTGGCGCTTACCGACATCCTTACCGGGCTGTACTCAACGGTAGCCATGCTTGCCGCCCTTGCCCATCGGGAGCAGACCGGGGTGGGTCAGCATGTCGACATGGCGTTGCTCGATGTACAAGTAGCCTGCCTGGCTAACCAGGCCATGAATTACCTGACCACAGGCAACCCGCCTCGGCGCCTGGGCAACGCGCACCCTAATATAGTGCCCTACCAGGACTTCCCTACGGCGGACGGCGACTTCATTCTTACCGTGGGCAACGACAGCCAGTTCCGCAAGTTCGCAGAAGTGGCCGGGCAGCCACAATGGGCGGACGATCCACGTTTCCTTACTAATAAGCAGCGGGTGGCCAACAGGGTCGAGCTGATTCCACTGATTCGCCAGGCCACGGTGTTCAAGACAACCGCCGAATGGGTTGCCCAGCTGGAGGCTGCTGGGGTGCCGTGCGGGCCTATCAATGACCTGGCGCAGATGTTCCAGGACCCACAGGTGCTGGCGCGTGGGCTGGCGGTGAACATTCCGCATCCATTGGCGGGTAGCGTGCCGCAGGTAGCCAGCCCTATACGGTTGTCGGAGACGCCGGTGGAGTATCGACGGGCGCCGCCGCTGCTGGGTGAGCATACCGAGGCGGTACTGGGGGAAGTGCTGGGGCTGGAGGCAGGTGAGGTGCAGCGCTTGCGCGAGGCCGGGGTGCTCTAG
- a CDS encoding sigma-70 family RNA polymerase sigma factor: MPSNDSVQTLYSDHHGWLHAWLRSKLGNAADAADLAHDTFVRLLQRREHLQLNTPRAFLRTVARGLVIDHWRREELHRAYLEALARVPEAQYPSAETRELLLELLERIARMLDGLKPKVRRAFLLAQCEGLKHQAIAEQMGISVRTVERYIADALFHCYVLRYEDEC, encoded by the coding sequence ATGCCCAGCAACGACTCCGTGCAAACGCTCTACAGTGACCACCACGGCTGGTTACACGCCTGGCTGCGCAGCAAGCTGGGCAATGCCGCCGATGCCGCAGACCTGGCCCACGACACCTTCGTCCGCTTGCTGCAACGCCGCGAACACCTGCAGCTGAATACCCCTCGGGCGTTCCTGCGCACGGTAGCGCGTGGGCTGGTCATCGATCACTGGCGCCGCGAGGAACTGCACAGGGCCTACCTGGAGGCACTGGCCCGTGTGCCGGAAGCACAGTATCCCTCGGCCGAAACCCGCGAGCTGCTGCTGGAATTGCTTGAGCGTATTGCGCGCATGCTCGACGGCCTCAAACCCAAGGTACGTCGCGCCTTCCTGCTGGCCCAATGCGAGGGGCTGAAGCACCAGGCCATTGCCGAGCAGATGGGGATCTCGGTGCGTACCGTGGAGCGTTACATCGCCGATGCGCTCTTCCATTGCTATGTGCTGCGCTATGAAGATGAGTGTTGA
- a CDS encoding Re/Si-specific NAD(P)(+) transhydrogenase subunit alpha has protein sequence MHIGVPLETQTGETRVAATPETIKKLIGQGHQVTVQRGAGLNASIPDSAYEAVGASLGSAADAYGAQLVLKVVAPNDQELALINSGSLLAGMLNPFNSELIGKMAERGITAFALEAAPRTSRAQSLDVLSSQANIAGYKAVLLAAHYYPRFMPMLMTAAGTVKAARVLILGAGVAGLQAIATAKRLGAVIEASDVRPAVKEQIESLGAKFIDVPYETDEERECAEGVGGYARPMPASWMQRQAQAVHERARQADIVITTALIPGRKAPTLLSAETVAQMKPGSVVIDLAAAQGGNCPLTVADQVVKENGVTIVGPTNLPAQLGADASALYARNLLDFMKLLFDKDGALVINLEDDIVAACLMCRDGQVVRKNG, from the coding sequence GTGCACATTGGTGTTCCTCTCGAGACGCAGACCGGTGAGACAAGGGTCGCTGCGACCCCGGAAACCATCAAGAAACTGATTGGCCAGGGCCATCAGGTCACCGTCCAACGGGGGGCAGGGCTCAACGCCAGCATTCCGGACAGTGCCTATGAGGCCGTGGGCGCTTCCCTTGGGAGCGCAGCCGATGCCTACGGCGCCCAATTGGTACTCAAGGTGGTCGCTCCCAACGACCAGGAGCTGGCCCTGATCAACAGTGGCAGCCTGCTGGCGGGCATGCTCAACCCCTTCAACAGCGAGCTGATCGGCAAGATGGCCGAACGCGGCATCACCGCTTTCGCCCTGGAAGCCGCGCCACGCACCTCGCGGGCGCAGAGCCTGGACGTGCTGTCGTCGCAGGCCAACATCGCCGGTTACAAGGCCGTGCTACTGGCTGCCCATTACTACCCACGCTTCATGCCCATGCTGATGACCGCCGCCGGTACCGTGAAGGCCGCGCGCGTGCTGATCCTGGGGGCGGGTGTTGCCGGCCTGCAGGCCATCGCCACCGCCAAACGCCTGGGTGCAGTGATCGAAGCGTCCGACGTACGCCCGGCCGTGAAGGAGCAGATCGAGTCGCTGGGTGCCAAGTTCATCGACGTGCCTTACGAGACCGATGAGGAACGTGAGTGCGCTGAAGGCGTCGGCGGTTACGCCCGCCCCATGCCCGCCAGCTGGATGCAACGCCAGGCCCAGGCGGTGCACGAGCGCGCCAGGCAAGCGGATATCGTCATCACCACGGCGCTGATCCCAGGCCGCAAGGCACCCACGCTGCTCAGCGCCGAAACCGTTGCGCAGATGAAGCCCGGCTCGGTGGTCATCGACCTCGCTGCAGCGCAGGGTGGTAACTGCCCGCTCACCGTTGCTGATCAGGTGGTAAAGGAAAACGGCGTGACGATCGTCGGCCCGACCAACCTGCCGGCCCAGCTGGGTGCCGATGCTTCGGCGCTGTATGCGCGCAACCTGCTGGACTTCATGAAGCTGCTGTTCGACAAAGACGGCGCGCTGGTCATCAACCTCGAAGACGACATCGTCGCGGCCTGCCTCATGTGCCGTGATGGTCAAGTCGTCCGCAAGAACGGCTAA